CAGATCAGTCGGCAAGGCGTTCGTCAGTTGTTTCACGGTGAGTGATATGCCGGTGAGACTGATACGATCGAGTTCCCGGTTAGCACTCACCTCAAATCCCCCGGCAGTCGGATGAAACGCAAAGGCGGTCACGTTCCAGTGTGGCTGATCGTATGCTAGACGTGTGCCGTCGAAGCTGCGTGTCACATGAGTGTAACCAAAGGGACCGATGAGGCGTTCTCCCAAACGCGCACGTTTCAACCAGCCCAGCGTAGAATCGGCTGGGATCGTCTCCACGCCATCGCTGTATTCGAATCGCCCCACGGTCATAGCGAAGCCACTATGCCGGAACGTGAGATATGCTTGTTTCAAGAACGTTTCACCGTGGCTGGTGGTGCGTGTGTGAACAAAGTAATTCGCGCCGGGTCCTAGGTTACCAATCGGTGGTGCAAGACTCGCATGGCGTGGAAGGTTCACGAGTCGCGTGTCTTGTAATTCCACCATGAATTGGAAGTGGGGAAAGGTCAGACGCGCACCAAGACGCAACTGGCTAGCGAAGAAGTCGTAGCGGTGGGCACGGCGCGCAGAGGTCGCGACTGACGGTTGGAACCAATCGACAAACTCTCCTCGTATCCGCTCACTCAGCGTAAAAGAGAGAGAGTCACGCCAATCGCTGGCCTCAGCGACACGGGTGATGCCAACTATGACAAGAAAAAGAGCAATGACGCGACTGAGTTGTCTGGACTTCGTATGCTGCGCACGGCACATGTCCCCTACTCCTCATACAGTCCTGCTGTGGGCTTTTCCTCCACATTAAGACAGTACGCAAGCAGTGGCCTGCGTGGATCTTGGTTCCACATCCATTCCCGATTCATGATTCGTAGAAAGGAAGGGACCATGGCAAAATGGGAAACTGGAGAAAGCAAGTACGTATCTTTGCTGTCTTTCTTTTCGCTGCCACACTTTCTCTGACAATGCAGGTGACCGTTGTGGTTGGCGAAAGACAACCAGCGCAGATCAGTCTCATTGGTCTAACCAACGATAACACACTCGTTCGCTTTCCCTCGAACAATCCGCGTGAAACGGCACGCGTCAAAGTGAGCGGGCTGACCGGCACGCTGGTAGGCATCGACCTCCGGCCAGCCAACGGTCTGCTGTATGGCGTCTCGGATGCCAACAACATCTACACTATTGACCCGACCACTGGTGCCGCAACATTGATCTGTACGCTCACTATTTCCTTCGATGGGGCACGCTCTTCGGGTATAGACTTTAATCCGCAATCCGATCGTCTTCGTCTGCTCGCCCGCAATGGACAGAATTTACGAGTTCACGCTGACCTTGGAGCCACGGCAGTCGACGGCTCCTTGGCCTACGCTACGACCGATCACAACGCAGGAACAACGCCGACCATCACGGCTGTTGCGTATACTAACTCGATTCCTCAGGCTCCCATTACTAAAACGTTTGATATCGACAGCAACCTTGACGTGTTAGTTCTGCAAGAGCCTCCGAATGACGGGATTTTGCTGACGGTGGGACCACTGGGGATCGACTTTGGTCCGATGGTAGGATTCGACATTCTTACTGATGGGAGTGGAAAAGATCATGCCTTTGCAGTGTCTGGCGCAACGTTGTACGCGATCGATTTAGGGACAGGCGCGGCAACAACGCTTGGCACGATCGGCGACGGTAGTCTGAATTTTGTCGGTCTTACGGCAGTAGCGGTTCCTTCTAGCAGTTTTCAATTGAATAAATAGACATGTCGGCGTAGACCGCGATAAGGCCATAGACCGTTCGTGGCACGATCTGCCGGAAACGCTTCGCTTATTCCGGCCTACGTCTTACCTCTCTTCAAACAACTGCAAACTGCCGTAGCAACAGCGTGCGCATCCATTCACTGCTCACGCACGTAGTATGTCATAAGAGCGTACACTCCAGAGTGCTCTGGCAACCCGGGGTGCTCTCGAAATCCTTGGTGTACGGATAGTGGTTCGCCTATGCGTTCTCTCGTAGACGAGATGGTGGGACGACAATCCTCAACGGATGAGGAGTTGTTAACTGCGCTCAAGCACGATCAGACCTTGGCCCTAGGCGCCCTCTACGACCGCTATGCCAGCCTCGTATATGGACTCGCACGCGCCATCTTAACGACGGTGGACGAGGCAGAAGATTTGACGCAAGAAATTTTTCTTGCGCTGCACAACAAATGCGACTATGACCCTGCACGTGGAACGTTCAGCGCATTCCTCATCACGATGACACGCTCACGGGCTATCGATAAACTGCGTTCTCGTGGAAGCAGGTTGAAAAACCTGACCCGGTGGAAGCAAATGACTCCTCTGGAAACCTCAGCTCCGACACTGCTGGAACAGATGTCACTCACTGAGTGCTCACAGCAGGTGCACACTGCTTTAGCGCAACTCCCAGACAACCAGCGTCAGGTGCTTGAGCTGGCGTATTATAAGGATCTCAGCCATTCGGAAATTGCTGCGCAACTCGATGCTCCACTCGGAACGGTGAAAACCTGGGCTCGCAAAGGACTCATGACTCTCAAAGACTCTCTCCACCACCTTCTCGGATGACACTATGACGAACTCTTTTGATCCCGACGTTCTCGAAGAAATGATGACACGCTATGTCTTAGGCGATCTGAGGGAGGGCGAAGCAAAGGAGTTCGCACAACTGGTGGCAACGAATCCTGACCTGGGAGCCGAAGTCGTCCGCTTACGTCAAGTGTTGCACCTGCTCCCCTATGCCGCAGCGACAGCCCCTCCAGTTCACTTACGTTTTCGCGTTCTACGTGCAGCACAAACCGGGAAGCCACACCGAGCGACCCGCGTAGACTCCCGGGTCAATTGGAGCAGAATGGTGGGAAGTATTGCAGCGGCACTCGCCATCTTCTTTGGTTGGGATAACTATCGTCTCCGACAAGAACTGCAGCTCATATCCGAAGTGAATACGCTGCTGCAACAACCCAATGTCGTCCTCTCCTTTTCTCTCAGCGGCACCGGGACACTTTCGCAATCGGTGGGCAGCGTGAAACTCGATCTCGATATGAAGAAAGCTGCAGTCGTCATTCGCGATCTTCCTCCCTTACCGACCCAGCAGGTGTATCGGTTATGGGCACGGCTCGTCGGCGGAGAAGCGGTTCCATGTGGTCAATTCACAGTCGACGTGAAAGGTGGAGTCCTGACGCAACTGCCGATTCCGGTCGATGCCTATACTTCGCCAATAAAACAGCTCTTTGTCACGGTTGAACCCACCTCTGCCCCTTTACAACCGACCGGTCCCACTGTCCTCATGAGTTCATAACCACGTCCGCTGTCTGCCCTGCGCCTTCACATTCGATAGAAGTTCGACAAAGGACTCAAGGTTGTGAAGCGCCCAGCAACAAAAAACAATATCACAAGAAAGTGATATTTCTAATGCAAACGTGGTTGACATTGCCACCCCCCTACACTAATACTCGGGCAAGCCTGACCAGGAGATATCCGTGCAACCTCACTTTTCAGTGATTCTCAACAAAGCCCTGCAGGATAAAGCGCTATCTGCTGAAGAGGGCTACACGTTGATCAACTGCGCTGATGAAGATGTTCCAGCGCTTCTGGCGACTGCTGGCGAACTCCGTGATCGTCATAAGGGAAGAACGGTGACCTATTCGCGCAAGGTTTTCCTCCCGATCACAAACCTCTGTCGCGATCGTTGTTCATATTGCACCTTCCGCAAAGACCCACGCGACCCTGATGCATGGACCATGACGCCAGACGAAGTGTTGGAGTGGGTTGAACGTGGCAAAGCACAAGGGTGTAAAGAAGCACTGATGTGCTTGGGCGACAAGCCGGAACTCGCCTACAGCGGCTATCGTGCCACGCTGGCCGGGTTTGGCCATAAAAACACGACCGAATATATCTATCGCGCCTGCGAGATTACCCTTGCGCAGGGACTCCTGCCACACACCAACGCCGGGGTGATGAGTTACGACGAAATGAAGTGGCTGAAGGAAGTGAACGTCAGCCTGGGCTTGATGTTGGAAAATATCAGCCCACGCCTGCGCCAACGCGGGATGGCCCACTTCTCAGCGCCAGATAAAGACCCTGCCGTGCGTGTGCGGATGTTACGCGAAGCCGGCGAATTGGCGATCCCTTTCACGACTGGCATTCTCATCGGCATTGGTGAAACACGCGAAGAATGCGTCGATAGCCTCCTGGCGATCCGCGACATTCACCGCGAGTACGGCCATATTCAAGAAGTGATCGTGCAAAACTTTCGTGCCAAGCCAAAGACACGCATGGCGGATGCGCCAGAACCCGAAAGCTTGGAGATGGCAAAAACCGTCGCAGTCGCTCGCTTGCTTCTTGGCGGACCAATGAACTTGCAAGCGCCACCCAATCTCAGTCCACATGATCACAAACTGATCCTGCGTGCAGGGATTAACGATTGGGGTGGGATTTCGCCGGTCACGAAAGATTATGTGAATCCTGAAGCTGCGTGGCCTCATCTGGTAACGCTCGCGCAAACCTGTCAGGAAGAAGGATTTACTTTACGCGAACGGCTGGCAATTTATCCGGAATACATTACCCGGCCAGGATTTCTCTTACCGGCACTGCTTCCGCGTACGCAAGAATTACAAGAGCAAGTCGCAGTCAGGCCCCAGGCCTAAGGCTGTAGTAGGCTATAGGGGAAAATGGATAAAGAGATAGATGGGTGAAGAATAAAAGACCCTCCCCACCCCCTAGTCCCTAGCCCCTAGTGAAGGAGTTTTACCGTGGCAACCAACGGACTGTCAGCTATTCTTGAACATGTTGATCGCGAAGTGAGCGCAATTCTCAACCGTGCTCTTGATGGTGAAGAAATCTCATGGAGTGAAGGTCTCAGACTGTGCGAAACCAATGGACTTGATCTTCAAGCAGTGTGTCTGGTCGCTGATGAGATGCGCCGTCGGCACGTCGGTGATGTGGTCACCTACGTCGTCAATCGCAATATCAACTTCACCAACGTCTGTATCAAACACTGCACATTCTGTGCGTTCAGCCGTGAGTATCGCGAAGAGCAGAGCTACTTCCTGC
This genomic window from Deltaproteobacteria bacterium contains:
- a CDS encoding DUF4394 domain-containing protein; this encodes MQVTVVVGERQPAQISLIGLTNDNTLVRFPSNNPRETARVKVSGLTGTLVGIDLRPANGLLYGVSDANNIYTIDPTTGAATLICTLTISFDGARSSGIDFNPQSDRLRLLARNGQNLRVHADLGATAVDGSLAYATTDHNAGTTPTITAVAYTNSIPQAPITKTFDIDSNLDVLVLQEPPNDGILLTVGPLGIDFGPMVGFDILTDGSGKDHAFAVSGATLYAIDLGTGAATTLGTIGDGSLNFVGLTAVAVPSSSFQLNK
- a CDS encoding sigma-70 family RNA polymerase sigma factor — translated: MRSLVDEMVGRQSSTDEELLTALKHDQTLALGALYDRYASLVYGLARAILTTVDEAEDLTQEIFLALHNKCDYDPARGTFSAFLITMTRSRAIDKLRSRGSRLKNLTRWKQMTPLETSAPTLLEQMSLTECSQQVHTALAQLPDNQRQVLELAYYKDLSHSEIAAQLDAPLGTVKTWARKGLMTLKDSLHHLLG
- the cofG gene encoding 7,8-didemethyl-8-hydroxy-5-deazariboflavin synthase subunit CofG, with protein sequence MSVQPHFSVILNKALQDKALSAEEGYTLINCADEDVPALLATAGELRDRHKGRTVTYSRKVFLPITNLCRDRCSYCTFRKDPRDPDAWTMTPDEVLEWVERGKAQGCKEALMCLGDKPELAYSGYRATLAGFGHKNTTEYIYRACEITLAQGLLPHTNAGVMSYDEMKWLKEVNVSLGLMLENISPRLRQRGMAHFSAPDKDPAVRVRMLREAGELAIPFTTGILIGIGETREECVDSLLAIRDIHREYGHIQEVIVQNFRAKPKTRMADAPEPESLEMAKTVAVARLLLGGPMNLQAPPNLSPHDHKLILRAGINDWGGISPVTKDYVNPEAAWPHLVTLAQTCQEEGFTLRERLAIYPEYITRPGFLLPALLPRTQELQEQVAVRPQA